A genomic stretch from bacterium includes:
- a CDS encoding response regulator: MTSQNLILIVEDQPGFRRIYEDVLSDAGYEVVVAEDGEKGWQMIRDRKPNLVLLDLGLPKMDGFEVLKRIREDEATRSIPIIIFSVMGDEKDIKKAMDMGANDYTIKGFYTPRQILSKVKNLVQTSEVGPSETSFKLMVDPSGADAVKVGQILSLGKDNQCPACAVSVRLEVFPDAAPGGEHWFRARWSCPQCGKIF; encoded by the coding sequence ATGACCAGCCAGAACTTGATCCTGATCGTGGAGGACCAACCGGGTTTCCGGCGCATCTACGAGGATGTCCTGTCCGATGCGGGTTACGAAGTGGTGGTAGCGGAGGACGGGGAAAAGGGCTGGCAGATGATCCGGGACCGCAAGCCCAACCTGGTCCTGCTGGACCTGGGGCTTCCCAAGATGGACGGTTTCGAGGTGCTGAAGCGCATCCGGGAGGACGAGGCCACCCGGTCCATTCCCATCATCATTTTTTCGGTCATGGGCGACGAGAAGGACATCAAGAAGGCCATGGATATGGGGGCCAACGACTACACCATCAAGGGTTTCTACACTCCCCGCCAGATCCTCAGCAAGGTGAAGAACCTGGTCCAGACCAGCGAGGTCGGGCCCTCCGAGACCTCCTTCAAGCTGATGGTCGATCCTTCGGGCGCCGATGCGGTCAAGGTCGGGCAGATCCTCAGCTTAGGCAAGGATAACCAGTGCCCGGCCTGCGCGGTTTCCGTCCGGTTGGAGGTCTTCCCCGACGCCGCCCCTGGCGGCGAGCATTGGTTCCGGGCCCGCTGGTCCTGCCCTCAATGCGGGAAGATCTTCTAA
- a CDS encoding TMEM175 family protein — protein sequence MAKHYNQIAGGNHERLAALSDGLFAIAMTLLILDLKVPEGTLSGDGELAGILLALFPRFVTFLMSFLTLGIFWVGQQTQLNQLVRADRDFTWINLAFLALVAVVPFSTALLASHIHLRSALLFYWLNILLLGVVILASWSYACRANLLGRKSTEGVYHAVRRRVLVAQAYYAFGAALCVFGTAWSIAFIVLVQLNYAFAPKFTAKWTA from the coding sequence ATGGCCAAGCACTACAACCAGATCGCCGGGGGGAACCACGAACGCCTGGCCGCCCTTTCCGACGGCCTTTTCGCCATCGCCATGACGCTCTTGATCCTCGACCTGAAAGTTCCCGAAGGGACCCTATCGGGTGATGGAGAATTGGCGGGGATACTGCTCGCCCTTTTTCCCCGCTTCGTGACCTTCCTGATGAGCTTCCTGACCCTTGGCATCTTTTGGGTGGGCCAACAAACCCAGTTGAACCAATTGGTCCGGGCCGACCGGGACTTCACCTGGATCAACCTGGCCTTCCTGGCCCTGGTGGCGGTCGTCCCCTTCTCCACCGCCCTGCTCGCCTCCCATATCCACCTGCGATCGGCCCTCCTGTTCTATTGGCTGAACATCCTGCTGTTGGGGGTCGTGATCCTGGCCAGTTGGAGCTACGCCTGCCGGGCCAACCTGCTGGGGAGGAAGAGCACCGAAGGGGTCTACCATGCGGTACGGCGGCGGGTCCTGGTGGCCCAGGCCTACTACGCCTTCGGGGCCGCGCTCTGTGTTTTTGGGACCGCCTGGAGCATCGCCTTCATCGTGTTGGTCCAGTTGAACTACGCCTTCGCGCCGAAGTTCACGGCCAAATGGACGGCATAA
- a CDS encoding YfiR family protein: MTRKSLILIFLLAFLTGPLGLRAESSRAVDPYELEAAYLVHFLEFVGWPESAFADPKSPYVIGVLGEDPFGEKLSRLTSGRLFNGRTVIIKKFGGYDPEEGDDLRACHVLFVAGSEKDRLPIILKILRRAPVLTVSEIEKFPLYGGILAFDQEGKKIRLYVNPKAAKGAQLQFSARLLQVCRTYGDD, from the coding sequence TTGACCCGAAAAAGCCTGATCCTTATCTTCCTTTTGGCTTTCCTGACCGGGCCCTTGGGGCTCCGCGCGGAATCTTCCCGGGCGGTGGACCCTTATGAGCTGGAAGCGGCCTATTTGGTCCATTTCCTTGAGTTCGTGGGTTGGCCCGAAAGTGCCTTCGCCGACCCTAAATCCCCTTATGTGATCGGGGTACTGGGGGAAGACCCGTTCGGGGAGAAGCTCTCCCGCCTGACCTCCGGCCGCCTTTTCAACGGAAGGACCGTGATCATCAAGAAATTCGGGGGATATGACCCGGAGGAAGGGGATGACCTTCGGGCCTGCCATGTCCTGTTCGTGGCGGGGTCCGAAAAAGATCGCTTGCCCATCATCCTCAAGATCCTCAGGCGGGCGCCCGTCCTGACCGTATCCGAGATCGAAAAATTCCCCCTCTATGGGGGCATCCTGGCCTTCGACCAGGAGGGCAAGAAGATAAGGCTCTATGTCAATCCCAAGGCCGCCAAAGGCGCCCAACTCCAGTTCAGCGCCAGGCTCCTGCAGGTCTGCCGGACCTACGGGGACGACTGA
- a CDS encoding ATP-binding protein gives MAWNFKDLALKRKIFLIAVASSTLSLALASCLILLNERLTFPGILEKQLLNLATLVGDNCTAALTFNDEKTAQEVVSTLHNNPHILEAVLYDNRGRVVAWFPQTGTPPAVPARPLREGIWMDRDKAWLYHYVLAGPERLGTLYLVSDMQEMNSRLLNTAMATGVVLVVSLLLSALVADRLQRRVTEPLQQVVEKMKGIAMGEGNLSERLEVDGRDEIGQVAESFNTFVHKLQTVDEMKQNLISVVSHQLKTPVAEINGYIENMLDGLSGELAPRQRRYLEEMREIGLENYRMICDLLSVSKIERGVIAITAKEVPPRRLVELAIRDYETSIRRKGLKLVLEGLDLDVRVLADQDKTVETLRNLMNNSLKFTDQGSITVRVLDQGAEVALEVEDTGLGMSPTTLESLFTKNRVLGAEASRAGAGLGLFIAKRFMKLQGGDVTVTSRLGKGSCFRVTIPKATGQEGMGT, from the coding sequence ATGGCCTGGAACTTCAAGGACCTGGCCCTCAAGCGGAAGATATTCCTCATCGCGGTGGCCTCCAGCACCCTTTCCCTGGCCCTGGCCTCCTGTCTCATCCTCCTGAACGAGCGTCTGACCTTCCCGGGCATCCTGGAAAAGCAGCTCTTGAACCTCGCCACCCTGGTGGGGGACAACTGCACGGCGGCCCTGACCTTCAATGACGAAAAGACGGCGCAGGAGGTGGTCAGCACGCTCCACAACAACCCCCATATCCTGGAAGCGGTCCTTTACGACAACCGGGGCCGGGTCGTCGCCTGGTTCCCGCAGACCGGGACGCCTCCCGCCGTCCCGGCCAGACCCTTGCGGGAAGGGATCTGGATGGACCGGGACAAGGCCTGGCTCTATCACTATGTCCTGGCCGGGCCCGAACGGCTGGGGACCCTCTACCTGGTCTCCGACATGCAGGAGATGAACAGCCGGCTCCTCAATACCGCCATGGCGACCGGCGTCGTTCTGGTGGTCTCCCTGCTTCTGTCGGCCCTGGTGGCCGACCGGCTCCAACGGCGGGTGACCGAGCCGCTCCAACAGGTGGTCGAGAAGATGAAGGGCATCGCCATGGGCGAAGGGAACCTTTCGGAGCGCCTGGAGGTGGATGGCCGGGACGAGATCGGGCAAGTGGCGGAATCCTTCAACACCTTCGTGCACAAGCTCCAGACGGTGGATGAGATGAAACAGAACCTCATCTCGGTCGTTTCCCACCAGCTGAAGACGCCGGTGGCCGAGATCAACGGCTATATCGAGAACATGTTGGACGGGCTCTCGGGCGAATTGGCGCCCCGGCAACGGCGCTACCTGGAGGAGATGCGGGAGATCGGGCTGGAGAACTACCGGATGATCTGCGATCTGCTGAGCGTTTCGAAGATCGAAAGGGGCGTCATCGCGATCACCGCGAAGGAGGTCCCGCCCCGACGCTTGGTGGAACTGGCCATCCGGGACTACGAGACCTCCATCCGGCGCAAGGGCTTGAAATTGGTGCTGGAGGGGCTGGACCTGGACGTCCGGGTGCTCGCGGACCAGGACAAAACCGTTGAAACCCTCCGGAATCTGATGAACAATTCCTTGAAGTTCACCGATCAAGGTTCGATCACGGTCCGCGTCCTGGACCAGGGCGCCGAGGTCGCCTTGGAGGTGGAGGACACGGGCCTCGGGATGTCCCCCACCACACTGGAGAGCCTCTTCACCAAGAACCGGGTGTTGGGCGCCGAAGCCTCCCGGGCCGGGGCCGGCCTGGGCCTCTTCATCGCCAAGCGTTTCATGAAGCTCCAGGGAGGGGATGTGACCGTCACGTCCCGGCTGGGAAAGGGAAGCTGTTTCCGGGTCACGATCCCCAAGGCCACGGGACAGGAAGGGATGGGAACATGA